The DNA sequence aggagaaagaaaaacccATTCTCCTCTTCAACAAGGCAGTATCCCTTTCGAGTCACCTCTCTCACTTGTCCCACCCACACTCTCTGTCTCTGGTTCAGGCCTTCCACCACCGTGCCATCAATATCATCCAAAAAAGCTTTCATCACTGCTAAATATCTTCTAGTTGTGCTCAAATTGTTGTTCAAAAACCTCCAGGAAGACACAAACTGAGCAAAAAAGGTAAGAcgttttgaacttgatcctgTGATGTCTCCCATCAGTAGCTTTCCTCCATCTCCGAAAGTCCACCTTCTGTAAACTGCATCTCCAAACTTGCTATTGATATGCTCAATCTCTTTCATAAGATTCATCTCCACACCATGTTGTTCAAAAGGATAAAGCACCGCCCAGACATTTCTAGGCCTTTCTATTCTCTTAATGAATTTTTCAGCAACACTTgcagtataaaaaaaaatgtcttctATCTCTAGCAAACACACCCTTTCACTCTGGCTCCAATCTCCTGGTGAATCGTAACTGGACAGAATAAGACTGTACGTGTCGGCAAGGTACCCCTCTCTCAAACTTAGTACGGTCTCGATCACATCTTCCCGTGTAATTAAATTTCCATTCAGGATGTAATCAAACATTTCCAGTACTGTGTTATCTTCTTCCCGTCCCAAACATGGAGTTTCCACGGTCACAACTAATTGTGTCTGCATATTGGTCTTTATTAACTCTCTGATTTTCCTCATTCTGTTGATGATCCTCTCTAGCTCTGTGGCGACCCAAGGCTTAGCTAACAAATACTCAATTCCTTTCCGTCTCTCCTTGTATGCTTTGATGGGTAAGGAATATAACACTTCTTCTGCATCATTAATCTCATGAATTATATTGTCTACGAACTCCATCTGATCGTGATCGGAGATTTTGTTGTAATCAAAGTGACGTAAGAATGCACGGAGATAAGTCAGTTCTTCTACGGCGATCCGCATTCTGCGATTAGCTTGGATTGCAGAATATTCAATGTCGACACCTGATTGTTTGCCTGAAAACCTTGATAGCAAGCGATTTGCGGTTGTTACGTTTTCAGCTCTAGATAGGCTTTCTAGGTAGTCACTTAGTTCTTTTGGTTTCGTGGTCGTATTCAAGTCACTTTCTTCTAGCGGAAGGTACTGGCTTCTGGCACTAACTATCATTCTATCCACAATTTCGGAGAAAGGtacttctttgtttttcttctttgtaaCCAAGTCACCTTTTTTTATTGGTGCTGCAGTAGACTTGCTGCTTTTTGAGAAACCATGAAAATCCTTAGTTGATCCGAAGGAATCTAGTTCTTGTTTGCCCTTCTTCGTACCCAAGTCACTCTTTTTTACTGGTGCTGCACGAGACTTGCTGCCTTTTAGGAAACCATGGAAATCCTTCCTTGATTCCGGTGGAGACTTACGTGAAGGTTTAGGTGGTTTGCCTTCATCCCTTGATGAGAACATGTCCTTTGCTGGTTGAGAATGAGAGCTAGACATGGTGAGGCCTCTTTCTGTGTCAGGAATGGCTTCAAACCAACAAAACCAGTCTCAATACTCGTTAAAAGTCAGCAAAATAACTCCATTAGTTTAACTTAATTCTAattcaccttttttttaaatgttttactCCAATCAAACTAAAGAACATAAATCAAGATTTCTGGTTGCGTCACGTTAGGTTCCAGATATTCCTATTGGGACTAATCCTATTTTTATTCTCAGTATGCGAACAGCTATTAATGCCGCCTGAGATGTACTCTAGATCTGGTAAACGgccaaattgaaaaataaaaaataaattttttatcttttaagtggaagaaaaatattgttatCTTACAAACGCTACATTTTTTATGGGATGCGTGATAAGTGTAGCAACAATCAGGCCAGGTCTGACGTGAAGAACCGCCACAAGTAATTCATAGGTGAGTTACTATATTATTCTTAGATAATTGAATATGAAGAATTCATGTTTATTAAGGAGGTTACTCAATTTCATagcattgaattttatttataattatattacttGTGTCAGCACAGTTGTGCTAAGAGTTTGCCAAGATCCACACCAAAGACACGGATCCTTTCAAAAGTTCTATTTTTTGTAagttttaaaatcaataataattaaaatataatattgtcaAATGAAATACTTCTCACAAATACTCTACTTATagatatattcaaaaataacttatttagaAATGCACACAGGACTTGCCAATTCTTTTTGTGTGATTTGTAGAAGAAGAAAACTGTTGTTTACCTTCAAACGATAATTTTAAGATGGATTTGTAATTTGCTAGTTGTATGgcttagtttttatttttcggCATGGCAAGTTGTATGGTTTGGTTGAATGAGAAGAAtggaaaataaagtaaataaaataaacgaaGGTCAACAGTAGCAACACGTTCAATTGTTCCATTTTAACCCGTACATTGATAAACAGAACGTGTGACGATATGATTTGAGTTGACCATCACCTGCATGCTTGGACAAGTCTtctaaaaattgttaaaatggtttatttttaagaaattaaaataaaaattagaaattttatgTCAACATTTTTCTAGGGAAAACGtgagagaaaaaatgaaaacaaaaaactcttcaataaaaaagaaaaaaaaatacaaataactaCGGTTATAATTATAACTTGTCTTTTTTTAACACAATGAAAGCAacagaatttatttttaatatatatagtttttaagtatattgaatattttttaggtCACAAGAAGAATTAGTTTATGGTTGTTGGTTGGCTAATATGCTTGGTTGTTGGAAAAAAGGAGAAAGACTTTATCTTACACCATTTTCAGTCCCCAAACTTACAACGCCACTTGAGCTGGGCGTTCTCTCAGCTACCAACTGCAACTTGTGGCATTTCTTGAAACATAGTATCGAGAGATCAAGGAGAAGCACAACACACAATGTTGTTTGCAGGTAAAACTTCAGTCTTGTTCCTTTCCATAATCTATATGTATGCAATATTATTAGTCCTTTCGTTTCTATGCACGTTGACCATGACTTACATATGTTTTTCAGTTGTTACTACTTTGATTATGATACATTCAagataaatagaattaaatggTATTATTCCAGATCTGATAGTGGAAAATATTGCAAATGAGAGTTCTGGTTTTGATTAGTTTGTTGCTGCAAGTGATCCTAATACTATTTGGCAACAGAAGAAAGTACATGGCGAATAGAGGTCTGCAATTAGGTGTGTAGTTGACCTATCAGTTGGCTAGCTGGGTTTCTACCTATGTTTTGGAATTCTTTCCAAAGACAGCAAAAATCCATTAATGCAGCCGAACTTCATAATCTGGGTAGCCTTCCTTTTTTTGCATCTTGGTGGCCCAATCACACTCTATTCCTGTGAGGATAATGAGTTATGGCTTCGGCACTTGTTTGGGTTAATCTCCCAACTAATAGTAGCTGCTCCTGTGATTCAGATCTCATGGAATGGTggcaaacttttttatattaccatTCCAGTAATGGTAGCAGGAATAATCAAATATGTTTGTCTTTATCTggatttcttatttttaagttCAAAATGTTGGGACATACCACGTGGATTTAATTATGATATGTGTAGTGAAGGAAGTATTAGTGGTTAGTGGGAAAGGTATCAGCTGCTACTAAGGTTAGCAATCAGACGCCAGTTCTTGTCGTATGAGACTGAGGTGTTTGGAGTTGTTGGCTCGCTTGCATTGCATGGGTTGAAGAGTGCCACTAATTCTTGCTTCATGGGTTCTATTTGAATCTAGCAAGGACTGATCTAATTTTGatgtaaaaaaaagtaatataacacaaaatgaaattaatttgtgaattttaaaaaattataatcaagcGTGATTAAATATGTCTTTAGGACAAAGATGGTATGAGACGAGAGATATAAATTTGAAGACTCTTTCTATTatatatgagtggattgttcaATGTTTCTCCACTGAATGCTGACCATGCTAgtataattaaaagatattttaccTCTTATGAGATCATTCTTTGCACAAGAAATATTGTCTGATAGCTCCATTTTGATGGTGTCAGGTAAAAGGTCAGAAATATTAACATATGATGGGACACCTACTCCATATGCCTCATGTCCCATAGAGACGGTAAGATTATTCTCTTGTATATCCCTCAACTGTTCTTCTCTTAAATCTTAAACATGTTCTGTATTTTGAGAAAAGTCGTGAAACTAAATTTAGTATTGAACATCACTATCAACCATGTGAAGGGAATGACAGACTTTTCCTTTTTAATGAGATTATTTAATTGACATCTGTTTTGCAGATCAATTATGTTTATGCTCATGACAATGAAACCCTATTTGACATTGTGAGCTTAAAGGTATCATAAATATTCTCAAAATTCTCTGTTTctcttgcattttttttttggaaaacatGAGTTGGAGTTATTGTCTTTGAGATATACATTGTCATTGTTTAACTCTCATCGAGTTGCAGAATGCTTTGCTTAAGCAATCAAATGAATCGAGGAGTGGATCTTATCTACCGGTTCATTTCACATCTTCAAACATCTTTAAGTCTAACACACTAAAGGTGTCTAAAGATCTTGTgtcaaaaaattacaattttgtacgtaaaattataatttaaattataattttgtacgtaaaattataatttaaattataattttgtacgcaaaattataatattatatgcGCATCTCTTTTATATGCGCATCTCTTTAGTTAGGTGGTGGTGTGGTATTGCACCTttgctttaatttttaattggaaaataaattttagtaataattgtattagtttttaattagaCAAGGTGACAACACATAACATGTTCAGGAATGCAGGATGCTCTAGTTAAGCAATCATAGGAATTAGGATTGGATTTTATCTACGGTTCATGTAAGGTCTTCAAACACCTTTAAGCCTGACACACAATAACATGTGGTCTAACCTTGTGTCacaatttaatttagttaagTTTGAAAGATAATCAAGCATTCAAATGTCTCAATTATACGTTGTATCTTCTTGTTAAATATCCTTTATTGTTGTCCATCGAAATAAAAGACACATGTGCTGAGATGGATGTGTTTATGATATTCTGAACTTTGCAAAATGATAATTGAACTTGGTGAATGTGTTGAACTATCAGCAATTAAAGGAGAAAGAAGCAAGTTTGTGGTGTTTGATGTCAATAGGCTAGCTAACTCTATGGTGTCTTTAGAAGCGGAAAATAAATGtcaaaagaatgaaaatcaAAAATTATACTAAACGTTTGGgtggagatgttgtgccatgcaGCAAAGCCAATGTAGTTGGCTTAATCATGGTAAGTAACTTAGTTTAGGGGTGAGTTGCTCACCCGTGTCTGGCTTTTAATGACATAATTAGATATCACTAAACAGTTTGAGATTTCACAGGTTCGTCAAGACTTATAGTCAGCTAAATTTGTTCTGGTCAATGTGCTTCAACTTCTTAATTACTCATTTCAATTATTGAGATCACTCAAGATTTTAACTTGGTCATTGTTGTTGGTTAGCATCAAAAAGTTTGAAGAATCCATTCGGCCTCCCCTAAACCTCAGACCAAATTATTCCTATTTCTCATACGACTTGGCTGAATAGATAGACGAAGGGTATAAAGTTAGGTTGATGGTTCAATCTACTCCTGTGTCATCCTATCATTCTCAAATAGTAATAGCAAATGAAAGGATACAAGATGCTTTCTTTGTACAACATGGATTCTatctgttttcaatttttgttatatgTTGTATATTATCCTTAAATGATCTTCTATGCTTGCCTAACGAAATATGACTAATCAGATTTTAAGAGACGTGTGTTGAGATCAATGAGCTTCCGCAATCTCAAAGGGATGAACTTTGCAAAATGATAACTAAACTGGGTGAATGTGTTGAACCATCAGTTATTCAAGGAGAAAGAAGTATGTGGTGTTATATGCTAATAGGCTTGCTAACTCTATGGTGTCTTtagaaatggaaaagaaatGGTCAAAAGAACACGAAAATCGGAAATTATACTAAATGTTTGGGTGGAGATGTTGTGTTATTGAAGGATGAATTATCGTGCAATTTTTGATGGACAAAACTACAAACGTTTCATGTGCATTTTTTTGTGGACAAAACTGCAAACCTTCATATCTAATATTTTGGATAGGCATCAAAAAATAGTGCCCCGAGATCCTGAAGTGCAAAAGACAACAAAGTCTATAAAAAATTGTGCACTTACAAAGGAGATGGAGTTCTTCATAGAAGGAATTGTCATTATTTATTGGAGCCCTGAATTAGAATTTGACCAAAGCCTTCTAATTTGGCATATTGCTACTTTATATATGCATATGTAAACGGCTGAtctaaatattaaagaaaatactatataatattttatacgcaaaattataattttgtacgcaaaattatatatttatcttagtatttttttaaatagatgaGGTCGTGATATtgaagttttatattaatttttaattaaaaattaaattttaataataattaaaataatttttaattatatgaaatgtcgtgacaatatataataatgaaaatttctACTCGCACTTAAAATTACTAGTAAAAATGGTCcaatcacaaaaacaaaatctaacctcttgcctttttttttcttttttctttttttcttttccattttttataattaattttttaattttcttcaaaaagaaatttctattttttaatttaaattagaagaagaatttttttttcgttttggtGTATATAAGACAtgttatgaatatatatatatatatatatatatatatatatatatatatatatatatatattatatatatatatatataatatatatatatatatataatatatatatatatatatatatatatatatatatatatatatatatatatatatataatataatatatatatatatataatatataatatatatatatatatatatatatatactcccTGCGTGGACAGTTCATTCATTTACAACTCTTTCACTTTCTTAGTTTTTTGAGTCTCTTGTGTATGaaatattttcagttttttcttGTTGTATGCAGGTTGAGCATTACTTACATGTGTTTTTCAGTTGTCAGTATTTTGATTGTGATACATTCAGGAAAAAAATAGGTGGTATTAGTTTGGGTCTGATAAAagtattatgaaaaatattggAAATAAGAGTTCTGGTTTTTTGTTAGTTTGTTGCTGCAAGTGATCCGAATACTTCTTGGCAACAAAAGAAAGTACACTGCTAATAGATGGCTGCAATTAGTTGTGATTGGCTTATCTGTCAGCTTGTTGGACTGTTGTCTATGCTTTGGGCATTCGCTCTCAAGACAACAAAACTGCTATtaaaggagaaagaaagaagtgtGTGGTATGTGGTGTTTGATGCTAGTAGACTAACTAATTTTGGAGTCTTTAGGAGCggaaaagaataaaagagcgaaaattgaaaattataccAAAGGTTTGGAGGAGATGTTGTGCATAAGCTAATGTAGTGACCTTACTCATGGTAAGAGTTGAAAATCACGCactaagaaaataatttctcGAAGTGGAAATAGATATACAACtaagaacataaaatataaattaaagcaTATAAGAAATCTAAAATCTAACGTGGTTCGGCACCTCATATCCAACCACCCATGCGCATCACCCAAAAGGTGCAACATGCAATGTTGATTTTGGTCAGCATCTCAAAATTGTTCCTCTCTTGATTATAAACCTTTGGTCAAAACCTCAACACTCATACATTTCACTAAGAAAATCATCTCTGCAAGCGAAAGCACACCTACCGATAAAATTGCAAACTGTAAACCCTTCCATGACACACAACTACCCAAGTCTCTCCATCCATCCTAGACCTAAGAGACCTATTGGTAACAACTCCAAAAGCAACTCTTTAATTCTAATTATTTCTCTAGTATTAtgaaaggcttaaatacctttttggtcctcattttcgtagtgtttgttgcggatggtcctcatttttaccgaatgtttaaaatggtccttattttcgcaattcgtgttttatttagtcattttttgtaacacagtttaaatcattaacggagcattgtacaggtggcacagtttgtattagggtgtgttacgtgtactatacatgtgtggtaattagatagttggggataaataagtgagctagggttttggtaaggaatgtttgggtAGTTGGGgagttttgacaatcttgttcctccattaccaattggtgttgctgcaatctttttcttcctgcaatcccattatataggaaTGTTACAGTCCCGATCTTCTTCCTTGCAGCACTactaccaacaccagaagaaccatctcagcaatttaggatgaaattacagattaggaggaggccatgataGCATCTACAAAcatcttagttattttttggaatttctgatgtagaattcattattgatgtactgcattttgactttccttaaactttgttcaatttcacttttgccaaacattgatgtagtagattttgatgaggatgaattaatgttatgaatttaacttcttccagacttagatcaatttaatttttcccaagcttagatcaatatcacttacttcaatgctcagattaagatgtaattttgaacatgttgggattaatatcaatataatcaaactaattcatttcttcatttaacaatagtacaaaacatattgaactttaaaagattacacacaataacagtacgaataatacaataacaacacaagtgaaccctattactaattgcagccttTTCTCACCgaccttcaatgacttctccaaatcattaatctacctcatttgtgtcatgatgatgacatccttttcatcaacaccaccatttgaaaaagtcaccactctgtaaatcaataaagcaaaaattaaaaccaatttattattaacacaaaaataaaaacagattgtacccaaaattttctaccaatattctttggagttcttgccatcctcaTAACTGCCATCTCTCTACAGCTACATCAATTGGGAAtagaggaacaagattgccaaaactcaccaactgcccaaacattccttaccaaaatcctagctcacttatttatcctcaaatatctaattaccacacttatacagtacacgtaacacaccctaatacaaaccatGCCACTTGTACAATGccccgttaatgatttaaacggcattacagaaaaggaccaaataaaacacgaattgcgaaaatgaggaccattttaaacattttgtcaaaatgaggaccatccgcaacaaacactacgaaaatgaggaccaaaaaggtatttaagcctattaTGAAAtgaaggtaataagagagagaataaggagaggaagaatagagaatgagagaatagggaacAACTTTTCTGTGTATCTTATTACTTGGTAAAAAGaaagtcctatttatagatacaacatgatAACCCATAAATGatataaatcaaatagttaatacaaaatattacataaagagtaatgaatcatacgAGTATCAAtaatcatatcaatcatatgagtaattgtatcaaatcaatggacgaacgatcattaattcataacactctcccttgggtgtccattgataagagaatgtgcataatttctttaatacacatttttttttacaactcaatcgtagagatataaagatCTTTAATATCTGTTttattgtttgtctcaatatgatatttatttagacaaatatcctcttgaaacttaataagttaagtttctattcaacttattggtagaagtataatagctcttctggagccttcaaatatatttgttatactataaataatattaacattgatatctcgcattaccaaacaagagaaaaaaatgtattactcttgagaattgtataagttgttgcactattaataaaacacatatcctcatcattggtgttaatgtcaacattcattcttcatataaacatatcAATATGATAAAATCTTTGTTTAACACTTTCATAACCAATTAGGTGATTCATGCTTCCATTTGGTTtagcaaataaaataataatatcaagatgagtagcatctatatggccataatcagaatcaccatctttataaacaaaaatgtgtttctactatttgtaagatgctttggtgtacacgacaagtacaactcaaatggcctttactatcgtaatgataatatatactttcatcttatttgccaatattttcacaattttcttttccctttttcacattattgtgccacttttggtgacaaaatgtgtttttgaaatttcctttataacaatgtccataatcaatatcatgatcatataaatcaaatgttgttgcattcacttctgggaatggagcagaaccaattggacaggtttcatgattttttatcaaaagctcagtgctttgttcagccacataagggcatgaaataaattcatactaTGTATTGCTACATTCACttttgggaatggagcagattggATGAATCTcgtgattttttatcaaaagcttcattgctttgttcaaccatacaaagacatgaaataaattcataatatttgtgaaatctctatTCACAATATTGTTCTTGCAAGAACAAATTAGATGatcagatgctttatttctttctttaatgatatcactatgactcATTgcatatttcaacatttaatatccaatataattattcttctTTGTaatcacaaatccaaattttgcaacgtttcgcaTGGTTAGAACTAGCAAggattgagacacgcagagCACTGTCGTCAGAGAGAAAAAGCTTCCAGTCCTCAGTTGGTTGGAGCATCGTGTTGATAATGtgttatgaaattatgaaatgaaGCAAATGAAGCTAATCAGAAAGAGGataaggagagaaaaaaaaatagagaatgagagaataaaGAACAATGTTTCTGTGTGTCTTATTACTAATAGGAGTAGTCTTATTTATTGATACAATCTAGGAAATGATAgaatataaatcaaatagttaatacaaaatattacataaagagtaatgaatcatatgataaatatcaatcatatgactaattgtatcaaatcaatgaacgattattaattcataacatatagtacgtttttgttgttttttcttcatattacCATATTACTCGATGGTGAGACTCTAAATGAATACCCACTTGAAAACCGATAGTAATCGACTTAGTCTAGGGGGTGAGATAATTGAAGATGGTGTCTTTTAATGTACGTAGCGCGACTTAGATTTCATAAGGACTCTTTCCACCTAGATAAACATCTTTCTTTGCTATAAGACACAATAATGACTAAAACTAGAACagttaaaacaattataataaaatatcattatatttataaatttataaataataaatatatgctatccatatcttaaaaattaagttaagttattagatagttattttaataacatttgtAAGGAAGTTTTATCTGTGTGtatgattgatttgtttcttactattattttttgttatttcaattaatatcttttaaatttttaagagaAACATTTATGAAAgatattatcttatattttttattatcttatttaggagcaaattaaaaaaatatgttgaatgattaataaaaattgagtacgttgtacatttttaaaagttgaaattataATGTTTTGGTATAGAaatgtaattttagtttattctaAATCGATCCCGTCTCAATTGGTTCGTCATTCTCCCTTTTCATTGCGATGGCGATTAAGAAATCCTGAAAGATATGTAGAAAGTAAAAGTGAAAAAGGTCTAaacattttatatgtttaagCTACACGGCACACGTGCATGtatactttttctttgttcGACAAATGTAATCATAGACATGAAGAACAAGACAACATAAATGGAATGACTGAGGTTCACTCAACTCATCTGATCTGAGGAAGAAGAATGCTTCTGTTAGCATCATCATCTCCTTGTCTTTCTCTTCCTTCAGTCTCCCACCTTCATTATCATCTTCCTTCCTCATTCCCTTGCCCTTCTCTCCACCTTAGCTTTCCTTCTCAAGCAACCCCACTTCGCCTCCATACCCCACCACCCCTTTCTTGTTCCCTTAATTCTTCTTCCTCGGTGGAACAATCTGCTTCACTTTCTCAGGTTTTTCTCCAGTCTTAAATTGGTGCATTCACAACTCATTTCATGTTCTGCAACCCTTTATTGGAATTTCTAACTGCGGTTGAAACATGTATGATGACCCAGATGCAGAATAGCTGTCTTACTCCAGAGCTTATTGGGTCACTGAATCTCTCATTGCTTGGAACGTGGACGTTGCAAATGGGTTTTCTTGCCAACTGATTGCCAGCAAAAATGCTTCTTTGACCATTGCCAATGGCCAAATTGAAGGTTTGAATTTCTGACAGTTCCTTCTAGTTGTTCAAACCGGTGGAAGAAAAGACGTAGTTGTCTCTTATTTTCAATTGATTGCCGTGGACTTTGACTCAATGGGTTGTGAAATGCTAATTAACAGGTGAGGATTTGAAAGTTGAGCTTCAAGAGGATAGGACTGGCCTTCCGGCGAATGTAATCGATCCTTTTGTCCTGAAATACTTAGGAAATATCTAACTGATGAAGTGCGCTGCTGATTGCTTTATGGTTCCATTATTTTTGAATATCACATACTTATGAGTGCAAAACTTAGGaaattctatataatattttgtatgcaAAATTATCAGATTATCTAAATACTTCTTTAGTTGGGTGATGGTGTGATATTacagttttatattaattcttaattgaaaaataaattttattaataattatataaatttttaattaaatgaaatgcgGTGACAATACATAACAATGaaaatttctaattattttaacttttatttaggTTTTGATTGAATTTATGTTGAATGCATTGaaagaaacatattttatgattttgtacaCTATTTTACCGCACTTCTGTTGTATTACGATTATACTATATTTATGattatacatgtaatataaactgtacatgtaaaattataaaattcgacgattttactatttaaatctCGATTTTGATTAGATTTAAAAGACATTTTGACAAacactttatatattttctgaTTTTCTTTTATGACTTTTATCAAACAATGT is a window from the Vigna unguiculata cultivar IT97K-499-35 chromosome 7, ASM411807v1, whole genome shotgun sequence genome containing:
- the LOC114191481 gene encoding uncharacterized protein LOC114191481 yields the protein MSSSHSQPAKDMFSSRDEGKPPKPSRKSPPESRKDFHGFLKGSKSRAAPVKKSDLGTKKGKQELDSFGSTKDFHGFSKSSKSTAAPIKKGDLVTKKKNKEVPFSEIVDRMIVSARSQYLPLEESDLNTTTKPKELSDYLESLSRAENVTTANRLLSRFSGKQSGVDIEYSAIQANRRMRIAVEELTYLRAFLRHFDYNKISDHDQMEFVDNIIHEINDAEEVLYSLPIKAYKERRKGIEYLLAKPWVATELERIINRMRKIRELIKTNMQTQLVVTVETPCLGREEDNTVLEMFDYILNGNLITREDVIETVLSLREGYLADTYSLILSSYDSPGDWSQSERVCLLEIEDIFFYTASVAEKFIKRIERPRNVWAVLYPFEQHGVEMNLMKEIEHINSKFGDAVYRRWTFGDGGKLLMGDITGSSSKRLTFFAQFVSSWRFLNNNLSTTRRYLAVMKAFLDDIDGTVVEGLNQRQRVWVGQVREVTRKGYCLVEEENGFFFLLSRIVFAKDIDYLLNEIIDISKRKEIYAIANIQGERRKSFPSSPSIQGSEREIMVEVEQEGDNSGAEESPLIAQPNTFSYRHITELEKEFQSIKGEKQLMNALFDDVQEIG